In the bacterium genome, TATTGGAACAACTACGGAGATGCCCGATGAATGCTCGTTACGATTCTCGGAACTTTTCTATGCGGAATTGGGTCGCGGCCATAGTGTCCAAAGAGCTATGGAAATCGTAAAGTCCGATCTACCACTACGGAACGAGGGTATCGATAGAATTCTTAATATTCATCAGCGGGCACGCGACAGTGCTTCTAAGCTGAAACTGTTTCTTCGCCCACAAATTAAGGCAGCATTTCAGCCGGATGAATGTAGTGTAAACCTAAAAATGAATGGAGATCAATATTGCATTTTCCTCTGGATAGAGAATTCGCCTGACGACACAATAGAAGCTGTTTATGAATTCAATCGCGCACTCCCGATCTCTTCTACAAAAGTCTCCTACAAGGATAGTCCGGATTTTCGCGTCTCCATCGATGCAGATGCCGATTTTCAGATACGGACCACTTTGTGGTCGCGGAACGGCGGCCAGTGTCTCATCTCTACACTGTCTGAGGCACTTAAATTGGCTCACAGCAGGGAACGAGATCCATGGATAAAGGCCATAATCGAAAAATTTTCCCGTAATTAGCTCGAAGCGCAGTGAACCAGGAGGGCGAATGGTAACAATCATGATCATTCAAGCCAATCCGCGTACTGAGGTTTTCCTGAACCTAAAAGATGAATACCTGAAGATAGAACAGGCGTTAAGAGTTGTACACGCCCCGGAACATAAAATAGTCTGGGAGTCGGGAGTTCGTCCGGGAGACCTTCTGCTGCGGCTTAACGAACATAAACCAGATGTCGTTCACTTCAGCGGCCACGGGGATCCAAGCGGAGAACTACTTTTGGAAGGTAAAAATGGGAACACTGAATCGATTCCCCTGGAGCACCTGAAAGATGTTTTCACAAAAAAAGAAGTGAAGCTCGTTGTGCTCAATTCCTGTTTTTCAGCCACCCA is a window encoding:
- a CDS encoding CHAT domain-containing protein yields the protein MVTIMIIQANPRTEIFLNLKDEYLKVEQALRAVHAPEHKIVWESGVRPGDLLPRLREHKPAIVHFSGHADPTGEILFEDKDGNTEPIPTDHLRDMFAAAAETVKLVVLNSCFSDAQARAIAETTPVVIGTTTEMPDECSLRFSELFYAELGRGHSVQRAMEIVKSDLPLRNEGIDRILNIHQRARDSASKLKLFLRPQIKAAFQPDECSVNLKMNGDQYCIFLWIENSPDDTIEAVYEFNRALPISSTKVSYKDSPDFRVSIDADADFQIRTTLWSRNGGQCLISTLSEALKLAHSRERDPWIKAIIEKFSRN